The proteins below come from a single Hirundo rustica isolate bHirRus1 chromosome 6, bHirRus1.pri.v3, whole genome shotgun sequence genomic window:
- the SIX6 gene encoding homeobox protein SIX6: protein MFQLPILNFSPQQVAGVCETLEESGDIERLGRFLWSLPVAPAACEALNKNESVLRARAIVAFHTGNYRELYHILENHKFTKESHAKLQALWLEAHYQEAEKLRGRPLGPVDKYRVRKKFPLPRTIWDGEQKTHCFKERTRHLLREWYLQDPYPNPSKKRELAQATGLTPTQVGNWFKNRRQRDRAAAAKNRLQQQVLTQGSVRSLQAEEESGGEAMGAASSPAASLSSKAATSAISITSSDSECDI, encoded by the exons ATGTTCCAGCTGCCCATCCTCAATTTCAGCCCGCAGCAGGTGGCCGGGGTATGCGAGACCCTGGAGGAGAGCGGGGACATCGAGCGCCTGGGGCGCTTCCTCTGGTCCCTGCCCGTGGCCCCCGCGGCCTGCGAGGCGCTCAACAAGAACGAGTCGGTGCTGAGAGCCCGGGCCATCGTGGCCTTCCACACGGGGAACTACCGGGAGCTCTACCACATCCTGGAGAACCACAAGTTCACCAAGGAGTCCCACGCCAAACTGCAAGCCCTCTGGCTGGAAGCGCACTACCAGGAGGCGGAGAAGCTGCGGGGCCGACCCCTGGGACCGGTGGACAAGTACCGGGTGAGGAAGAAGTTCCCGCTGCCCCGCACCATCTGGGACGGCGAGCAGAAGACACATTGCTTCAAGGAGCGGACGAGGCATTTGCTGCGGGAGTGGTACCTGCAGGACCCTTACCCCAACCCCAGCAAAAAGCGGGAACTGGCTCAGGCCACGGGACTTACCCCCACGCAAGTGGGCAACTGGTTCAAAAACCGCCGGCAAAGGGACAGGGCAGCAGCCGCTAAGAACAG GCTACAGCAGCAGGTCCTAACGCAGGGCTCGGTGCGCTCGCTGCAAGCGGAGGAGGAGAGCGGCGGGGAGGCGATGGGGGCCGCCTCCAGCCCCGCGGCCAGCCTCTCCAGCAAAGCGGCCACCTCCGCCATCTCCATCACATCCAGCGACAGTGAATGTGACATCTGA